Proteins encoded together in one Temnothorax longispinosus isolate EJ_2023e chromosome 5, Tlon_JGU_v1, whole genome shotgun sequence window:
- the Remo gene encoding adhesion G protein-coupled receptor A3 isoform X1: MKASLLFAILLPTWASAVVCPQHCSCKSVGAQAEWLRLKCGDDLAEIKDVDVNKVSVELIQLDLSKNVIHVIQADAFANLTNLRRLDLSKNNITSVGEDCFNGLENLERLDLSQNQISTIDSYAFKKLSNLKRLDLSGNKIATLAPSLFHDLLALDRLRLNGNSLTTLKEGTFHGLKMLKQLDLSNNPWKCDCDLYWFSNWIYNSSIKLNPTPKCASPIVAKGQSLKKLRFLEDLQCQWISPAIEIRPVQNQVVFAGDSITLKCRAPSITVDKSAKLNWLWYPNVTAEIVDLNAYKDPRKNLPNIKVDNRYLSDSGIVDSALSIVPIKEEHNGQWNCLLVSVNGNKSKAISVIVISEHTRYCPLAVTRNNKGIYTWPRTIVGWKAELPCEGSRLSGLMQAPLKAFYHCNTSGQWEHLNTESCPYISHTTKILEQFSKVNLSLTKSSLLETAKRFKNYTGNGSVKLTDPVEVQFIVRTIENYLSFLIDEKELGIMLVDIVNSMMKLPKEMLKRAEINFKACTRLIKAIEHIIEFTPSIQSHKKYMALEEFRVKRDSFGGLTCTWYTNIAANTDSDARFLHCTTINRTTPINTKDKAIEASIQLPASLLHHGAQDGVRAQQLMISMYSDSRFFPKTIANNSMDISTCIVGSKLIGTSTRNLSEPVYVMLKAPLYHYNGKRPRPVVWDETLNNVGGWTSDGCHLTNLLNNLIVFHCDRLGYYGLLQEVSHLDMDGNSLHGAKFKYSHPAIYIGSFVTITCLMIMSVTYIISYTSITMPKKAKHSVINTWFAMALLAFLYSIGIQQTEHIEICQGVGLALHYLSLCCLLWMAVSASNMYKKLTKPGLDVIPDDELPDQPIPKPLLGLYLVGWGVALIICGISGAINLREYAGYSHCFLTSGPALAALFIPSGILIGYLLIFLLLIRRAIQNVDTNTQLSEGTQATENMDLELLEPNANPSGDRNSMRSTQTVSSDIEDPEHSQFTQWKGQVIMLLLYLMSWGGAVAVTIKPFDSMPFEETVFGVAYAITTSSLGVFVLFFYGIARNDVRSQWLKMRCWLEKRKNRCCRTRSVCDANVAIPTQPLVQNFVPPLSNSQVTQAISDTNSVASSRNTNQSQQIYNSSKLADLAVNRESMPAVSVNTKAANLIVMHRHQYRSNNSVTTYTEPSSACVEMFYNPHQSGVARKFFKKQRRHATAKKNNLGPRKQGDGGATSDGGSCISIPRPTAKINNSLERSILSSSAKVNNTNIHVELNPINDIKNVNILSDSGGSISEERNIPIRFVIGQENLMHSIKKINNSAQQDSPHVNVVMSNMTRETSQSRRMAHDSDADVSKTDEERHLRNVSQQCSLEYSSEMDTVTQMTSERSDHNLPEICENMETTQEERFSRCPSVDEVEVIAEEECASRDVGRLYLSNSMYCLPLEHEKPLMNSYCNSLNDIASLMSTKYREYSKPSLIDVQSTTSSNLCGQEVPESRESFDRSERSLFEINSLTSDNPCTLTPPHAETPYACSLSNIYCTSDKSLEENYSREESQLPNVILDHNVFNAPESKNLLLEKNFNSLADIPSISRSSSRDINNLNLIDEMNACAEPAKSSDIQQFEANEIYIDEPMSHLPVKKETSV; this comes from the exons GAGATTAAACGGAAACAGTTTGACTACTTTGAAAGAGGGAACGTTTCACGGGCTCAAGATGTTAAAACAACT AGACTTGTCGAACAATCCTTGGAAATGTGATTGCGACCTATATTGGTTCAGTAATTGGATCTACAAttcttcaattaaattaaa cCCAACGCCCAAGTGCGCGTCGCCAATAGTTGCCAAAGGGCAGTCattgaagaaattaagatTCTTGGAGGATCTTCAATGTCAATGGATATCGCCGGCAATTGAAATTCGTCCGGTTCAAAATCAAGTGGTTTTCGCTGGAGATTCGATTACCTTGAAGTGCAGAGCGCCCAGTATCACGGTAGACAAAAGCGCCAAGTTGAATTGGTTGTGGTATCCTAATGTTACCGCCGAAATCGTGGATTTAAATGCTTACAAGGATCCGCGAAAGAATTTACCCAACATTAAGGTTGACAATAGGTACCTTTCGGATAGCGGCATCGTGGACAG TGCTCTTAGTATAGTCCCAATCAAGGAAGAGCATAACGGACAATGGAATTGTTTACTGGTTTCCGTAAACGGCAACAAGTCGAAGGCAATCAGCGTTATTGTGATATCCGAGCATACGCGTTATTGTCCTCTAGCAG TAACAAGAAACAACAAGGGCATTTACACGTGGCCGAGAACGATAGTGGGATGGAAAGCCGAGCTGCCGTGCGAAGGCAGTCGTCTGTCGGGCTTGATGCAAGCGCCTTTGAAAGCTTTTTATCACTGTAACACGAGCGGTCAGTGGGAACATCTAAATACGGAATCGTGTCCATACATATCTCATACAACGAAAATCTTGGAGCAATTTTCGAAAGTTAATCTATCCTTGACGAAAAGCAGTCTGCTAGAGACGGCTAAGAGATTCAAAAATTACACGGGGAATGGCTCGGTGAAGTTAACAGATCCGGTCGAAGTCCAATTCATTGTACGAACCATAGAGAATTACTTGAGCTTCTTGATAGACGAGAAGGAACTCGGAATCATGTTGGTCGACATCGTCAATTCGATGATGAAATTGCCGAAAGAGATGTTAAAGAGAGcggaaataaatttcaaagcCTGCACGAGACTGATTAAAGCGATCGAGcatattatagaatttacaCCGTCCATACAGTCGCATAAAAAGTATATGGCGCTCGAGGAGTTTCGTGTTAAGCGCGATAGTTTTGGCGGATTGACATGTACGTGGTACACAAATATCGCTGCAAATACCGATTCGGACGCGAGATTTCTGCACTGCACAACGATTAACAGGACGACGCCGATCAATACGAAGGATAAGGCGATAGAGGCTTCCATTCAGTTACCCGCTTCTTTGCTGCATCACGGTGCGCAAGACGGTGTAAGAGCTCAACAGCTTATGATATCTATGTACAGCGACAGCAGATTTTTTCCTAAGACGATTGCAAACAATAGCATGGACATATCAACGTGTATCGTCGGCAGTAAATTAA TTGGTACGTCAACGCGAAATTTGTCCGAACCGGTTTATGTCATGTTGAAGGCACCGTTGTATCATTATAACGGGAAAAGGCCGAGACCAGTGGTGTGGGACGAAACGTTGAATAACGTGGGAGGATGGACCAGTGATGGATGCCATTTAACCAATCTATTGAATAATCTGATAGTTTTTCATTGCGATAGATTGGGATATTACGGACTTTTGCAAGAAGTTTCGCATCTTGATATGGATGGAAATAG TTTGCACGGAGCGAAATTTAAGTACTCGCATCCCGCGATATATATCGGAAGTTTTGTGACGATAACTTGCTTGATGATCATGTCCGTGACGTATATTATCTCTTATACGTCTATCACGATGCCTAAGAAGGCGAAACACTCGGTTATCAACACTTGGTTCGCCATGGCGCTGTTAGCGTTCCTATACAGCATCGGCATCCAGCAAACGGAACACATCGAGATTTGCCAGGGTGTTGGTCTTGCTTTACATTATCTGTCATTGTGTTGCCTTCTGTGGATGGCAGTGTCTGCCAG CAATATGTATAAGAAACTAACGAAACCAGGCCTCGATGTAATACCTGACGACGAGCTTCCAGATCAGCCTATACCCAAGCCCTTGTTAGGACTCTACCTAGTCGGATGGGGCGTGGCCTTGATAATCTGCGGAATATCCGGCGCGATAAATCTGCGCGAGTACGCCGGTTACTCTCATTGCTTCCTCACGTCTGGGCCGGCGCTCGCTGCGCTTTTTATACCGTCCGGAATCTTAATCGGGTACCTGCTAATCTTCCTCTTGCTCATCAGACGCGCGATTCAAAACGTCGACACGAATACGCAATTGTCCGAGGGTACTCAGGCTACGGAGAACATGGATCTGGAGTTGTTGGAGCCGAACGCGAATCCTTCCGGGGACAGGAACAGCATGCGTAGCACGCAAACGGTGTCCTCCGATATCGAGGACCCGGAACACTCGCAGTTCACGCAGTGGAAAGGTCAAGTCATAATGTTGCTGTTGTATTTGATGTCCTGGGGTGGCGCGGTCGCGGTAACGATCAAACCGTTCGATTCCATGCCGTTCGAGGAGACCGTGTTTGGCGTGGCGTACGCCATCACCACGAGTTCGCTGGGTGTATTTGTACTGTTCTTTTATGGGATCGCTCGTAACGACGTCCGGAGCCAATGGCTGAAGATGCGATGCTGGCTGGAGAAGCGCAAGAATCGTTGCTGCCGCACCAGGAGCGTGTGCGACGCGAACGTCGCGATTCCGACGCAGCCGCTGGTGCAAAATTTTGTCCCGCCGTTGTCGAATTCGCAGGTCACCCAAGCGATATCCGACACGAATTCCGTTGCTTCGTCGAGGAACACCAACCAGTCGCAACAAATCTACAACAGCTCGAAGCTCGCGGACTTGGCGGTCaatcgagagagcatgcccgCCGTTTCCGTGAACACGAAAGCGGCAAACCTAATAGTAATGCATCGCCATCAGTATCGCTCTAACAACTCCGTCACCACGTATACCGAGCCGTCGTCGGCCTGCGTCGAGATGTTCTACAATCCGCATCAGAGCGGCGTCGCCCGGAAGTTCTTCAAGAAACAACGTAGACACGCGACCGCGAAGAAGAACAATCTCGGCCCGAGGAAGCAGGGCGACGGCGGGGCTACTAGTGACGGGGGCAGTTGTATTTCCATACCTCGACCTACCGCGAAGATCAACAACAGTCTGGAACGCAGCATCCTGAGCAGCAGTGCTAAAGTGAACAATACCAATATACACGTCGAGCTGAACCCCATAAACGACATCAAAAACGTGAATATATTGTCCGACAGCGGCGGCAGCATCTCCGAAGAGAGAAACATCCCGATACGCTTCGTCATCGGCCAGGAGAATCTGATGCACAGTATCAAGAAGATCAACAACAGCGCGCAACAGGACAGCCCGCACGTTAACGTCGTAATGTCCAATATGACGAGAGAAACGTCGCAGTCGAGGAGAATGGCACACGACTCGGACGCGGACGTTTCAAAGACGGACGAGGAGCGGCACTTGCGGAACGTCTCCCAGCAGTGCAGCTTAGAGTACAGCTCTGAGATGGATACCGTCACGCAGATGACTAGCGAGCGGAGCGATCACAATCTGCCGGAAATCTGCGAGAATATGGAAACGACGCAGGAGGAGCGTTTCTCGAGGTGTCCCAGCGTGGACGAGGTCGAGGTCATCGCCGAGGAGGAATGCGCGTCGAGAGACGTGGGACGGTTATATCTCTCCAACAGCATGTACTGCCTACCGTTGGAGCACGAGAAACCGCTGATGAACAGCTATTGCAATTCCCTGAACGACATCGCGTCGCTGATGAGCACAAAGTATCGCGAGTACTCGAAACCGTCGCTGATAGATGTACAAAGCACAACCAGCTCGAATCTATGCGGGCAAGAAGTTCCTGAGTCCCGAGAATCGTTCGATCGTTCGGAACGTTCGCTCTTCGAGATAAATAGCTTGACTAGTGATAATCCGTGTACGTTGACGCCGCCGCATGCGGAGACCCCCTACGCCTGTTCCCTATCGAATATCTATTGTACCTCCGACAAAAGTTTGGAGGAGAACTACTCTCGCGAGGAATCGCAACTGCCAAATGTGATTTTGGATCACAATGTGTTTAACGCACCCGAGTCCAAGAACCTTTTGCTGGAGAAGAACTTTAATTCTCTCGCGGATATTCCGTCAATTAGTAGGTCTAGTTCGCGCGATATAAATAATCTCAATTTAATTGACGAAATGAACGCGTGTGCGGAACCTGCCAAGTCGAGTGATATACAACAATTCGAGGCTAATGAGATCTATATAGATGAGCCGATGAGCCATTTGCCAGTTAAGAAAGAAACGAgcgtttaa
- the Remo gene encoding adhesion G protein-coupled receptor A3 isoform X2, protein MKASLLFAILLPTWASAVVCPQHCSCKSVGAQAEWLRLKCGDDLAEIKDVDVNKVSVELIQLDLSKNVIHVIQADAFANLTNLRRLDLSKNNITSVGEDCFNGLENLERLDLSQNQISTIDSYAFKKLSNLKRLRLNGNSLTTLKEGTFHGLKMLKQLDLSNNPWKCDCDLYWFSNWIYNSSIKLNPTPKCASPIVAKGQSLKKLRFLEDLQCQWISPAIEIRPVQNQVVFAGDSITLKCRAPSITVDKSAKLNWLWYPNVTAEIVDLNAYKDPRKNLPNIKVDNRYLSDSGIVDSALSIVPIKEEHNGQWNCLLVSVNGNKSKAISVIVISEHTRYCPLAVTRNNKGIYTWPRTIVGWKAELPCEGSRLSGLMQAPLKAFYHCNTSGQWEHLNTESCPYISHTTKILEQFSKVNLSLTKSSLLETAKRFKNYTGNGSVKLTDPVEVQFIVRTIENYLSFLIDEKELGIMLVDIVNSMMKLPKEMLKRAEINFKACTRLIKAIEHIIEFTPSIQSHKKYMALEEFRVKRDSFGGLTCTWYTNIAANTDSDARFLHCTTINRTTPINTKDKAIEASIQLPASLLHHGAQDGVRAQQLMISMYSDSRFFPKTIANNSMDISTCIVGSKLIGTSTRNLSEPVYVMLKAPLYHYNGKRPRPVVWDETLNNVGGWTSDGCHLTNLLNNLIVFHCDRLGYYGLLQEVSHLDMDGNSLHGAKFKYSHPAIYIGSFVTITCLMIMSVTYIISYTSITMPKKAKHSVINTWFAMALLAFLYSIGIQQTEHIEICQGVGLALHYLSLCCLLWMAVSASNMYKKLTKPGLDVIPDDELPDQPIPKPLLGLYLVGWGVALIICGISGAINLREYAGYSHCFLTSGPALAALFIPSGILIGYLLIFLLLIRRAIQNVDTNTQLSEGTQATENMDLELLEPNANPSGDRNSMRSTQTVSSDIEDPEHSQFTQWKGQVIMLLLYLMSWGGAVAVTIKPFDSMPFEETVFGVAYAITTSSLGVFVLFFYGIARNDVRSQWLKMRCWLEKRKNRCCRTRSVCDANVAIPTQPLVQNFVPPLSNSQVTQAISDTNSVASSRNTNQSQQIYNSSKLADLAVNRESMPAVSVNTKAANLIVMHRHQYRSNNSVTTYTEPSSACVEMFYNPHQSGVARKFFKKQRRHATAKKNNLGPRKQGDGGATSDGGSCISIPRPTAKINNSLERSILSSSAKVNNTNIHVELNPINDIKNVNILSDSGGSISEERNIPIRFVIGQENLMHSIKKINNSAQQDSPHVNVVMSNMTRETSQSRRMAHDSDADVSKTDEERHLRNVSQQCSLEYSSEMDTVTQMTSERSDHNLPEICENMETTQEERFSRCPSVDEVEVIAEEECASRDVGRLYLSNSMYCLPLEHEKPLMNSYCNSLNDIASLMSTKYREYSKPSLIDVQSTTSSNLCGQEVPESRESFDRSERSLFEINSLTSDNPCTLTPPHAETPYACSLSNIYCTSDKSLEENYSREESQLPNVILDHNVFNAPESKNLLLEKNFNSLADIPSISRSSSRDINNLNLIDEMNACAEPAKSSDIQQFEANEIYIDEPMSHLPVKKETSV, encoded by the exons GAGATTAAACGGAAACAGTTTGACTACTTTGAAAGAGGGAACGTTTCACGGGCTCAAGATGTTAAAACAACT AGACTTGTCGAACAATCCTTGGAAATGTGATTGCGACCTATATTGGTTCAGTAATTGGATCTACAAttcttcaattaaattaaa cCCAACGCCCAAGTGCGCGTCGCCAATAGTTGCCAAAGGGCAGTCattgaagaaattaagatTCTTGGAGGATCTTCAATGTCAATGGATATCGCCGGCAATTGAAATTCGTCCGGTTCAAAATCAAGTGGTTTTCGCTGGAGATTCGATTACCTTGAAGTGCAGAGCGCCCAGTATCACGGTAGACAAAAGCGCCAAGTTGAATTGGTTGTGGTATCCTAATGTTACCGCCGAAATCGTGGATTTAAATGCTTACAAGGATCCGCGAAAGAATTTACCCAACATTAAGGTTGACAATAGGTACCTTTCGGATAGCGGCATCGTGGACAG TGCTCTTAGTATAGTCCCAATCAAGGAAGAGCATAACGGACAATGGAATTGTTTACTGGTTTCCGTAAACGGCAACAAGTCGAAGGCAATCAGCGTTATTGTGATATCCGAGCATACGCGTTATTGTCCTCTAGCAG TAACAAGAAACAACAAGGGCATTTACACGTGGCCGAGAACGATAGTGGGATGGAAAGCCGAGCTGCCGTGCGAAGGCAGTCGTCTGTCGGGCTTGATGCAAGCGCCTTTGAAAGCTTTTTATCACTGTAACACGAGCGGTCAGTGGGAACATCTAAATACGGAATCGTGTCCATACATATCTCATACAACGAAAATCTTGGAGCAATTTTCGAAAGTTAATCTATCCTTGACGAAAAGCAGTCTGCTAGAGACGGCTAAGAGATTCAAAAATTACACGGGGAATGGCTCGGTGAAGTTAACAGATCCGGTCGAAGTCCAATTCATTGTACGAACCATAGAGAATTACTTGAGCTTCTTGATAGACGAGAAGGAACTCGGAATCATGTTGGTCGACATCGTCAATTCGATGATGAAATTGCCGAAAGAGATGTTAAAGAGAGcggaaataaatttcaaagcCTGCACGAGACTGATTAAAGCGATCGAGcatattatagaatttacaCCGTCCATACAGTCGCATAAAAAGTATATGGCGCTCGAGGAGTTTCGTGTTAAGCGCGATAGTTTTGGCGGATTGACATGTACGTGGTACACAAATATCGCTGCAAATACCGATTCGGACGCGAGATTTCTGCACTGCACAACGATTAACAGGACGACGCCGATCAATACGAAGGATAAGGCGATAGAGGCTTCCATTCAGTTACCCGCTTCTTTGCTGCATCACGGTGCGCAAGACGGTGTAAGAGCTCAACAGCTTATGATATCTATGTACAGCGACAGCAGATTTTTTCCTAAGACGATTGCAAACAATAGCATGGACATATCAACGTGTATCGTCGGCAGTAAATTAA TTGGTACGTCAACGCGAAATTTGTCCGAACCGGTTTATGTCATGTTGAAGGCACCGTTGTATCATTATAACGGGAAAAGGCCGAGACCAGTGGTGTGGGACGAAACGTTGAATAACGTGGGAGGATGGACCAGTGATGGATGCCATTTAACCAATCTATTGAATAATCTGATAGTTTTTCATTGCGATAGATTGGGATATTACGGACTTTTGCAAGAAGTTTCGCATCTTGATATGGATGGAAATAG TTTGCACGGAGCGAAATTTAAGTACTCGCATCCCGCGATATATATCGGAAGTTTTGTGACGATAACTTGCTTGATGATCATGTCCGTGACGTATATTATCTCTTATACGTCTATCACGATGCCTAAGAAGGCGAAACACTCGGTTATCAACACTTGGTTCGCCATGGCGCTGTTAGCGTTCCTATACAGCATCGGCATCCAGCAAACGGAACACATCGAGATTTGCCAGGGTGTTGGTCTTGCTTTACATTATCTGTCATTGTGTTGCCTTCTGTGGATGGCAGTGTCTGCCAG CAATATGTATAAGAAACTAACGAAACCAGGCCTCGATGTAATACCTGACGACGAGCTTCCAGATCAGCCTATACCCAAGCCCTTGTTAGGACTCTACCTAGTCGGATGGGGCGTGGCCTTGATAATCTGCGGAATATCCGGCGCGATAAATCTGCGCGAGTACGCCGGTTACTCTCATTGCTTCCTCACGTCTGGGCCGGCGCTCGCTGCGCTTTTTATACCGTCCGGAATCTTAATCGGGTACCTGCTAATCTTCCTCTTGCTCATCAGACGCGCGATTCAAAACGTCGACACGAATACGCAATTGTCCGAGGGTACTCAGGCTACGGAGAACATGGATCTGGAGTTGTTGGAGCCGAACGCGAATCCTTCCGGGGACAGGAACAGCATGCGTAGCACGCAAACGGTGTCCTCCGATATCGAGGACCCGGAACACTCGCAGTTCACGCAGTGGAAAGGTCAAGTCATAATGTTGCTGTTGTATTTGATGTCCTGGGGTGGCGCGGTCGCGGTAACGATCAAACCGTTCGATTCCATGCCGTTCGAGGAGACCGTGTTTGGCGTGGCGTACGCCATCACCACGAGTTCGCTGGGTGTATTTGTACTGTTCTTTTATGGGATCGCTCGTAACGACGTCCGGAGCCAATGGCTGAAGATGCGATGCTGGCTGGAGAAGCGCAAGAATCGTTGCTGCCGCACCAGGAGCGTGTGCGACGCGAACGTCGCGATTCCGACGCAGCCGCTGGTGCAAAATTTTGTCCCGCCGTTGTCGAATTCGCAGGTCACCCAAGCGATATCCGACACGAATTCCGTTGCTTCGTCGAGGAACACCAACCAGTCGCAACAAATCTACAACAGCTCGAAGCTCGCGGACTTGGCGGTCaatcgagagagcatgcccgCCGTTTCCGTGAACACGAAAGCGGCAAACCTAATAGTAATGCATCGCCATCAGTATCGCTCTAACAACTCCGTCACCACGTATACCGAGCCGTCGTCGGCCTGCGTCGAGATGTTCTACAATCCGCATCAGAGCGGCGTCGCCCGGAAGTTCTTCAAGAAACAACGTAGACACGCGACCGCGAAGAAGAACAATCTCGGCCCGAGGAAGCAGGGCGACGGCGGGGCTACTAGTGACGGGGGCAGTTGTATTTCCATACCTCGACCTACCGCGAAGATCAACAACAGTCTGGAACGCAGCATCCTGAGCAGCAGTGCTAAAGTGAACAATACCAATATACACGTCGAGCTGAACCCCATAAACGACATCAAAAACGTGAATATATTGTCCGACAGCGGCGGCAGCATCTCCGAAGAGAGAAACATCCCGATACGCTTCGTCATCGGCCAGGAGAATCTGATGCACAGTATCAAGAAGATCAACAACAGCGCGCAACAGGACAGCCCGCACGTTAACGTCGTAATGTCCAATATGACGAGAGAAACGTCGCAGTCGAGGAGAATGGCACACGACTCGGACGCGGACGTTTCAAAGACGGACGAGGAGCGGCACTTGCGGAACGTCTCCCAGCAGTGCAGCTTAGAGTACAGCTCTGAGATGGATACCGTCACGCAGATGACTAGCGAGCGGAGCGATCACAATCTGCCGGAAATCTGCGAGAATATGGAAACGACGCAGGAGGAGCGTTTCTCGAGGTGTCCCAGCGTGGACGAGGTCGAGGTCATCGCCGAGGAGGAATGCGCGTCGAGAGACGTGGGACGGTTATATCTCTCCAACAGCATGTACTGCCTACCGTTGGAGCACGAGAAACCGCTGATGAACAGCTATTGCAATTCCCTGAACGACATCGCGTCGCTGATGAGCACAAAGTATCGCGAGTACTCGAAACCGTCGCTGATAGATGTACAAAGCACAACCAGCTCGAATCTATGCGGGCAAGAAGTTCCTGAGTCCCGAGAATCGTTCGATCGTTCGGAACGTTCGCTCTTCGAGATAAATAGCTTGACTAGTGATAATCCGTGTACGTTGACGCCGCCGCATGCGGAGACCCCCTACGCCTGTTCCCTATCGAATATCTATTGTACCTCCGACAAAAGTTTGGAGGAGAACTACTCTCGCGAGGAATCGCAACTGCCAAATGTGATTTTGGATCACAATGTGTTTAACGCACCCGAGTCCAAGAACCTTTTGCTGGAGAAGAACTTTAATTCTCTCGCGGATATTCCGTCAATTAGTAGGTCTAGTTCGCGCGATATAAATAATCTCAATTTAATTGACGAAATGAACGCGTGTGCGGAACCTGCCAAGTCGAGTGATATACAACAATTCGAGGCTAATGAGATCTATATAGATGAGCCGATGAGCCATTTGCCAGTTAAGAAAGAAACGAgcgtttaa